One Bombus pyrosoma isolate SC7728 linkage group LG11, ASM1482585v1, whole genome shotgun sequence DNA segment encodes these proteins:
- the LOC122572844 gene encoding stress response protein NST1 isoform X1, whose product MLIGLVRDSVLQCFCHSCKAPLGIVAGGRRGNAPFKKPSGKGKPRTKQPKKVKFITTEIRCQEKSKGGLCYEVILAEPTVQKRAPSPPQTSPTQQVAIEDKLRAAEERRLSLEAHKLAALAAKLSKIEEAARKKDELSAAFIAATRESLDAKMNNTEEKREAHIAELKNKLKEHLESVEKTRLSLEQQTQEVRCAVEEKLKTAAAQRDENIKRMLDRLKEHEEQVARVRQGLTERVQQLESQIQGKLDQAHERRQNIEREQKEKLRIHNTVKIAKVRQMADECATRELLVKKFEFDKRVSTAEQNRQREIQRRVQAIRQHERRAEMVRQNKAALSEQSVLPAEKETASSG is encoded by the exons ATGCTGATCGGTCTTGTGCGCGATTCAGTGCTGCAGTGCTTCTGTCACAGCTGCAAAGCACCTTTGGGCATCGTAG CGGGAGGCAGAAGGGGCAATGCGCCCTTCAAGAAGCCCAGCGGCAAAGGAAAACCGCGAACCAAGCAACCGAAGAAAGTAAAGTTCATCA CAACTGAGATTCGATGCCAAGAGAAGTCCAAAGGTGGATTGTGCTATGAGGTAATCTTAGCAGAGCCAACAGTACAGAAGAGAGCACCGTCACCCCCACAGACAAGTCCGACTCAACAAGTCGCTATTGAAGACAAGCTTCGAGCAGCGGAGGAAAGAAGACTTTCTTTGGAAGCTCATAAACTTGCTGCTCTTGCTGCTAAGCTTAGCAAAATTGAAGAGGCAGCTCGCAAAAAAGATGAACTTAGCGCTGCTTTCATTGCTGCGACGCGTGAATCTTTAGATGCTAAGATGAATAATACAGAAGAGAAGCGAGAGGCGCACATTGCGGAACTGAAAAACAAGTTGAAAGAGCAC TTAGAAAGTGTAGAGAAAACTCGCTTGAGTCTTGAACAGCAGACTCAGGAGGTTCGTTGTGCCGTTGAAGAAAAGCTGAAAACTGCCGCCGCTCAGCGGGACGAGAATATTAAGAGGATGCTGGATCGTCTAAAAGAACAT gaGGAGCAAGTTGCCCGCGTACGCCAAGGACTAACCGAGCGTGTGCAACAACTTGAATCTCAGATTCAAGGCAAGTTAGATCAAGCTCATGAACGCCGTCAGAATATTGAACGTGAACAGAAAGAGAAGCTGCGCATTCAT AACACTGTGAAGATAGCAAAAGTGCGTCAGATGGCGGATGAGTGCGCCACGAGAGAACTTCTGGTGAAAAAGTTCGAATTTGACAAGAGGGTTTCTACTGCGGAGCAGAACCGACAGCGAGAGATTCAACGTCGCGTGCAGGCTATTCGCCAGCAT GAGAGGCGCGCCGAGATGGTAAGACAGAATAAGGCAGCTCTGTCCGAGCAATCTGTCCTGCCCGCTGAAAAGGAAACTGCCAGTTCTGGGTAA
- the LOC122572844 gene encoding coiled-coil domain-containing protein 93 isoform X3: MLIGLVRDSVLQCFCHSCKAPLGIVAGGRRGNAPFKKPSGKGKPRTKQPKKVKFITTEIRCQEKSKGGLCYEVILAEPTVQKRAPSPPQTSPTQQVAIEDKLRAAEERRLSLEAHKLAALAAKLSKIEEAARKKDELSAAFIAATRESLDAKMNNTEEKREAHIAELKNKLKEHLESVEKTRLSLEQQTQEVRCAVEEKLKTAAAQRDENIKRMLDRLKEHEEQVARVRQGLTERVQQLESQIQGKLDQAHERRQNIEREQKEKLRIHERRAEMVRQNKAALSEQSVLPAEKETASSG, encoded by the exons ATGCTGATCGGTCTTGTGCGCGATTCAGTGCTGCAGTGCTTCTGTCACAGCTGCAAAGCACCTTTGGGCATCGTAG CGGGAGGCAGAAGGGGCAATGCGCCCTTCAAGAAGCCCAGCGGCAAAGGAAAACCGCGAACCAAGCAACCGAAGAAAGTAAAGTTCATCA CAACTGAGATTCGATGCCAAGAGAAGTCCAAAGGTGGATTGTGCTATGAGGTAATCTTAGCAGAGCCAACAGTACAGAAGAGAGCACCGTCACCCCCACAGACAAGTCCGACTCAACAAGTCGCTATTGAAGACAAGCTTCGAGCAGCGGAGGAAAGAAGACTTTCTTTGGAAGCTCATAAACTTGCTGCTCTTGCTGCTAAGCTTAGCAAAATTGAAGAGGCAGCTCGCAAAAAAGATGAACTTAGCGCTGCTTTCATTGCTGCGACGCGTGAATCTTTAGATGCTAAGATGAATAATACAGAAGAGAAGCGAGAGGCGCACATTGCGGAACTGAAAAACAAGTTGAAAGAGCAC TTAGAAAGTGTAGAGAAAACTCGCTTGAGTCTTGAACAGCAGACTCAGGAGGTTCGTTGTGCCGTTGAAGAAAAGCTGAAAACTGCCGCCGCTCAGCGGGACGAGAATATTAAGAGGATGCTGGATCGTCTAAAAGAACAT gaGGAGCAAGTTGCCCGCGTACGCCAAGGACTAACCGAGCGTGTGCAACAACTTGAATCTCAGATTCAAGGCAAGTTAGATCAAGCTCATGAACGCCGTCAGAATATTGAACGTGAACAGAAAGAGAAGCTGCGCATTCAT GAGAGGCGCGCCGAGATGGTAAGACAGAATAAGGCAGCTCTGTCCGAGCAATCTGTCCTGCCCGCTGAAAAGGAAACTGCCAGTTCTGGGTAA
- the LOC122572844 gene encoding stress response protein NST1 isoform X2, with product MATATESPVNNESTEIRCQEKSKGGLCYEVILAEPTVQKRAPSPPQTSPTQQVAIEDKLRAAEERRLSLEAHKLAALAAKLSKIEEAARKKDELSAAFIAATRESLDAKMNNTEEKREAHIAELKNKLKEHLESVEKTRLSLEQQTQEVRCAVEEKLKTAAAQRDENIKRMLDRLKEHEEQVARVRQGLTERVQQLESQIQGKLDQAHERRQNIEREQKEKLRIHNTVKIAKVRQMADECATRELLVKKFEFDKRVSTAEQNRQREIQRRVQAIRQHERRAEMVRQNKAALSEQSVLPAEKETASSG from the exons CAACTGAGATTCGATGCCAAGAGAAGTCCAAAGGTGGATTGTGCTATGAGGTAATCTTAGCAGAGCCAACAGTACAGAAGAGAGCACCGTCACCCCCACAGACAAGTCCGACTCAACAAGTCGCTATTGAAGACAAGCTTCGAGCAGCGGAGGAAAGAAGACTTTCTTTGGAAGCTCATAAACTTGCTGCTCTTGCTGCTAAGCTTAGCAAAATTGAAGAGGCAGCTCGCAAAAAAGATGAACTTAGCGCTGCTTTCATTGCTGCGACGCGTGAATCTTTAGATGCTAAGATGAATAATACAGAAGAGAAGCGAGAGGCGCACATTGCGGAACTGAAAAACAAGTTGAAAGAGCAC TTAGAAAGTGTAGAGAAAACTCGCTTGAGTCTTGAACAGCAGACTCAGGAGGTTCGTTGTGCCGTTGAAGAAAAGCTGAAAACTGCCGCCGCTCAGCGGGACGAGAATATTAAGAGGATGCTGGATCGTCTAAAAGAACAT gaGGAGCAAGTTGCCCGCGTACGCCAAGGACTAACCGAGCGTGTGCAACAACTTGAATCTCAGATTCAAGGCAAGTTAGATCAAGCTCATGAACGCCGTCAGAATATTGAACGTGAACAGAAAGAGAAGCTGCGCATTCAT AACACTGTGAAGATAGCAAAAGTGCGTCAGATGGCGGATGAGTGCGCCACGAGAGAACTTCTGGTGAAAAAGTTCGAATTTGACAAGAGGGTTTCTACTGCGGAGCAGAACCGACAGCGAGAGATTCAACGTCGCGTGCAGGCTATTCGCCAGCAT GAGAGGCGCGCCGAGATGGTAAGACAGAATAAGGCAGCTCTGTCCGAGCAATCTGTCCTGCCCGCTGAAAAGGAAACTGCCAGTTCTGGGTAA